Genomic segment of Corythoichthys intestinalis isolate RoL2023-P3 chromosome 7, ASM3026506v1, whole genome shotgun sequence:
aaagaaattaaaattatAAAAACGTTATTTATGTACAAGCATTTAGAACCTGAACGCTAAATTGCCAGTACGTACACAGTGATCCACAAATACGCAACCCACGTGCAACGAAATACACAGGTAACCTCCCAGGACAATTAAAAGGGGGGGATTAAGCATATCTTCCATGGTGAAAAGGAAGAAAACCATGCAAAGAGGAAGTAGGCCCAGAGTTGGCAGTAGTCAACCCTTCTTTCAGGAACTGAAAGAGCCTCGAAAGGGACTTGGTTTGGCAAATCCACATCTCAAACAGTTGACAGACCATGCACAAGTCCACCCAGATACTTCAAATTCCTGCAAAACTATGGCAGTCAACTGTTTTGAGGCACAAGGGGACTTGCAATTAAGAAACATGAGATAGATCCTGTTGTTTGCGACCGGAGCCAAAACAAGAAGCAACTATTGCTTACCGTGACGAATAACCATGATGTTATCCTGAGCAAAACCAGGTGCTGTGAGGCTGTATCATTTCTTAGTAGGAAATGTCAGGATGCCAACATAATTGCCCCCCTAATGAGGTATATTTTCCCAACACATATGGCCATCAACCCCTTTGGGATTCGGTACCAAATATGTCATTTGATTCAACTTTTTGCAAACCTAAAAGTTAAGAATAATATGTGAACTTCCCTCCAGACATTCTTAGACAGGCTGGATTGGTTTAGCATGGTAattaaatcatttaattttaaataaaagatCAAAGTAAAATGAAGAACTGAAAGGTTTTTCCCCTCTCTGTTCAGCCTCACGCCATATAACTATGAAATTCAATCGGATGATTcgttattttaattaaatggtCATTTAGGACACGTTGAAAAGCTTTGAGGGTTTCTGATAAAGACATTTGGTAACTGTGAAGATGTAAAAGAAGAAATCGAAGCTTCAAACCCAAAGAAAGCAATTGCTGAAATCCAAATTCGTTTGTTGTGTTAATGAACCAAGGAACAGAGGAGATTCGATTTTGTGCCTCCACTCGAACCCATTGTGTGAACCACTGTTTTGGTCATCTTGTGCCCTCTTGTGTACATTTTCAGAACATACCGAGGAGCTTTAAGTGTAAACAGGAAGGTGGTCACATTAGGTAGCATTATAATGTATAATCCAATCTTGAAAGGTACAAATGctcgttacttttttttttttaatggaaaccaACAGATGAAGGATTAAATTTAATGTTCATTGTTCAGATATCTCCACTCGGCTTCATGAAAATGCAGTTCTTATTTGATTGTGGTCACTCATTCATATGGACTACCAACTACATAATGAAAAAGCATTGGCAGAGGTagaaaagtataactttatatatatataaaaaaaatcaatacacaATTTGGGACATTCCCAATGAAGTAATGTTTTTGAAGGAAAACACATCAAATGGCATGCTTGCTTTTTGTTCCTCCAGCAGACAAGTATAATGAGGCTGACAAGGATCTCACCGTCTCATTAAAATTATCACTCAGCTTCAACATCAGAAATAGTGAAAAAATGGATTCTTCAAATTGCTGATTTACAGTCGTAATATTgtttggtggtggtggggggggggggggggggcacaatgcATCAGGACAGAAAGCTACTGTGGACCTCTGTGCTGCTGAGCCAACTTTCCATAGCCACCTCTGGCTGGGTCGTAGTCCTGTCTGTATTCATCCCTTACCTAAacagggaagaaaaaaaaaccaaatattCACTTCGGTTTATAATCTTTCCGGTACATCCAGTGTTCATATTTCTGGCCAACTAAATTACACAGTATTAGCTGCAAGTTACAATCCTAAAGCATGAACATGCAGTATATAGTAAAAAGAAATGGCTCAAATCTATTACCGGTGCttaaaaatacagtgatacctcagttcacgaacataattggttcccagaaagtgtgtgtaaggcgaaaagttcgtcttccgaacatttatttcccataagaaaccattaaaatgagaataatccgttcccaggtccccataaaacataattttctactaaataagccttaaaactacacaaaaatataccttattttctttcatgtcttcttaggcttaacactagcctgtggtggggtctttttcggtcccataataacaaaagtacactcaatatggtccaaaatgtctatcaaacacaaaccacgtccgcactcatcgaaagggaggggacgaactgggacgccgtgagcgtgcgtcagcttctcgtggcgctgttcgaccgagtggtttggttcgtccgccgaaaactagttcgtcagcagagactatatgctcgcgaatttaatgttcttgaggcgaaaagttcgtgagcttaagcgttcgtgagctgaggtatcactgtatacatATTTGTGGGATATTAGGTCTACTGTGGGCCAAAAAGCTTAAACAAGGTGACAGGTTTTCTATTTCTGCTATTCAGATAAAACCTTTTTTGAAGGGGTCAAGTATAACACTCTTAACTTGCACAGTAAGAGTATGTTCTTTTTATCCCACCACCTATtaagagtagggctgtcaaaattatcgcgttaacgcgcggtaattaattttcttaattaatcacgttaaaatatttgacgcaattaacgcacatgtcccgctcagaaagtattctgcctttcggtaagttttacagcaaggctttttgtcctgtccaacagcgaactcttgtggtcgcttagcgacatggtttattgctttctttccagttcattatggctgcacgacgtctcgggctgataatgttgtgcttatatgatccttggacaagatttgtccgtaagtatggttgttgtaaagaatgcacatattatgttagtaagcgaaatgttatattttttgtatgagacgctttttgtttatgtttagtgaacctgtatagcgtgctaagctaacgttgttgctaatgcaatgcttgtgtacttttattttgtagttttacgacggtctaaagaggacaatggtttgaggccattttattaataaatcagatgaaaaaggaagaagtctaattattaaggcgtcgttcactagctgtctagctttgtaaaaagtagacgcttcggagtgaggacagcatagacagatttaaatgacagtagagtgaaatgcccactacagtccttatgtaacgtatgttgaatgtatatatccatcttgtgtcttatcttttcattccaacaatttattttacagaatatatatataatttacagaaaaatatggcatattttatagatggtttgaattgcgattaattgcaattaattacaattaattcatttttaagctgtaattaactcgattaaaaattttaatcgtttgacagccccagttttaatataaaattactataacttgtaactataacatttatcgtttaagaactacaagtctttctatcagtggatcactttaacataaagaatgctaataatgccatttgtggatttattgttacaataaacaaatacagtactgatgtacagtatgttgtatgtatatatccgttgtgtgtcttatctttctattccaacaataatttacataaaaatatggcatattttagagatggtttgaattgcgattaattgcgattaattacgattaattaatttttaagctgtaattaactcgattaaaatttttaatcgtttgacagccctaattaagagTTTCTGATTTGACCAAGTACATAGGCCTGGTTGTCAGGAACTTTATTATTCCCCAGTTGAAGTATAAAAGTAATCAcattatacactcaccggccactttattaggtacacctgtccaaccgctcgttaacacttaatttctaatcagccaatcacatggcggcaactcagtgcatttaggcatgtagacatggtttaagacaatatcctgcagttcaaaccgagcatcagtatggggaagaaaggtgatttgagtgactttgaatgtggcatggttgttggtgccagaagggctggtctgagtaattcagaaactgctgatctactgggattttcacgcacaaccatctctagggtttacagagaatggtccgaaaaagaaaaaatatccagtgagcggcagttctgtgggcggaaatgccttgtcgatgccagaggtcagaggagaatggccagactggttggagctgatagaaaggcaacagtgactcaaataaccacccgttacaaccaaggtaggcagaagagcatctctgaacgcacagtacgtcgaactttgaggcagatgggctacagcagcagaagaccacgccgggtgccactcctttcagccaagaacaggaaactgatgctacaatttgcacaagctcatcgaaatttgacaatagaagattggaaaaacgttaccCAATATtctgtttaaagaaaaaaaacgactttaaaaaattattcactcgcatattttaaacaaattacactcaacagccactttattaggtacaccatgctagtaacgggttggacccccttttgccttcagaactgcctcaattcttcgtggaagAGAtttaacaaggtgctggaagcattcctcagagagtttggtcaatattgacatgatggcatcacacagttggtgcacaattgtcggctgcacatccatgatgcaaatctcctgttccaccacatcccaaagatgctctattggattgagatctggtgactgtggaggccatttgagtacagtgaactcattgtcatgttcaagaaaccagtctgagatgattccagctttatgacatggcgcattatcctgctgaaagtagccatcagaagttgggtacattgtggtcataaagggatggacatggtcagcaacaatactcaggtcggctgtggcattccaacgatgcttaattggtaccaaggggcccaaagagtgccaagaaaatattccccacaccattacaccaacaccaccagcctgaaccgttgatacaaggcaggatggatccatgctttcatgttgttgacaccagattctgaccctaccatccgaatgtcgcagcagaaatcgagactcatcagaccaggcaacattttaccaatcttctattgtccaatttcgatgagcttgtgcaaattggagcctcagtttcctgttcttagctgaaaggagtggcacccggcgtggtcttctgctgctgtagcccatctgcctcaaagttcgacgtactgtgcgttcagagatgctcttctgcctacctggttgtaacgggtggttatttgagtcactgttgccttttttatcagctcaaaccagtctggccattctcctctgacctctggcatcaacaaggcatttccgcccacagaactgccgctcactggatattttttctttttcgaaccattctctgtaaaccctagagatggttgtgcgtgaaaatcccagtagatcagcagtttctgaaatactcagaccagcccttctggcaccaacaaccatgccacgttcaagtcactcaaatcacctttcttccccatactgatgttcggtttgaactgcaggagataaaccatgtctacatgcctaaatgcactgagttgccgccatgtgattggctgattagaaattaagtgttaagacgcagttggacaggtgtacctaataaagtggccggtgagtatacgtcacaatgaaaaaaatggcgtctgtaaaaaagtcatggatatctacctcataactatcgccaaattgtattttattgttactgtcgcattttccccaatatgttaaataataaatgatcgctccaaatgaagaaaaattggggggggggggggggggggggggggttcaaaagggtaaatatatgaaaaagaaaatctcgattactccttgatgtctgcgatttctgcatcgcgactctttttatattaccatgtttcacctttaaaatcccccaaaaaatccagctgtggccattcacagctgtgtcttgacactcagtggtacatgtgacatggagtttttggatcaaaccaaggtaagtacgcgataatatctcgttaaagtcatggcatctaattctgctctcgcgtcctctcacctccaggtagggttttgctgtttaaaaaacattttttaaaaatgccctcctgtccaaattttttcttcccccagaaaattgagattttaagctttccaatgatgtatcacacgtgcatatcggacaattttgaaagttggctaaattgggggtctcagagctgaacttcaagtcacctgagtgttttccgccataaatatatatatacacactaccgttcaaaagtttgagtgtatatacatatgtaaCACACACTTTGCATTAAAATACACTTCACATTCCTTCCCCAAAATCCAATACACCCTCCTTTATGAGCCGTAGTTAATTTTATAGACTTTGTTGAATGAATTTCTtgattatatttttttgaatttgtaattcatacatttttttgaattcgtaattcattttatttattgactAAGTCCatattatgacttttttttattgaagttgccttttaCAGTATGTGCGTCATATAATGGAGTATTaggggctaatgtagctgaataagcagctacgtactctACATAGCGCGTTGCCGCCTCCCTTAAAAttaacaatattgaaagcatcttgttttagaatcggttttacaaataagaaaaaccttattatttttcttagtctaCATCAAATTGTAATCAATCGAAAAACGTATACTTCGTCGTAGCTTCCAGCTAAAGTATATGTGCgtagcggctcacagctacATTCCACCTACGTAATTATGAGACTTTCTTTTCTCTTGGCAATCGTACGACTTTAATCttgtcgtccttttttttcccccacgtaATTCACTCTAGTGATatgtgacatttatttatctactctgGTGGTGTTCACTCTAATGcccagaacaatatagacacaccacaaaaagagaaagtaagaatTCTTTTGAATCCTGTTGGACAAGTCAAGACACAGTGTTGTGAATCTGTTTaccttccattcttttgcactagttaatgccatcagCGTTTGAtcgcattgtttgtgatttattattgttatttatgtgtttgttcTTTAAATAGCTtgtgtgttccaaaatgtttttgtgaatgaatGATACATGAAGAACGTCtttgcgcacacgcacacaaaagGAGGAGTGAGGGCGTAGATAGATCACAGCTGCAAgcttgcgcgcacatttgttgcttgtgaagcatccacagaggtgAAACCCGTATATAACAGTTTTTGTACCGTTTATTGTCCATTTTTAATCGTGATCGAATTATCAAATACTTTGGCGAGTTTATGCGATTTTGTTTTTGATAATGGAAGCTAATAGATACCTGATTATCATTTGTGAGGATTACTACTGCTTCAGCAGCTAGTCATAAACGCAAATTTTAATCGCTGTTATTGAGCAGAAATTCGGGGTACGTCGCCAGTGTagtaacggaactcgttcgtaacctgggacTACCCGTCCATAGAATGGCAGAAGTACTCAGTGCAGCAAGTGACAATTCCCAAATGACCTACCTGTCCACCAGACTTGCCACGTCCATACTGTCTTCCCTCCTTAAATCCAGTGTCCCAGTCTGTCCTGATCATACGGTCATCGAGACGTGTGCCATTTATGAAACGCATTGCATGTTCTGCATCTCCCCTTGTATAGTATCTACACATGGAGTTAAGTCCGGTCAATGAGGAGAAGTACTTGAGTTAGTTCAGATGTGTGTTTGGGCACTTTTAAACTGAACAGGCACAAAAGGATACTCCACAAAGCAGAACCCGCAGGCTGTCTTCTTGACTTTATCTAGACCCATGATGATGCGCTTCACATCTCCGCTCTTTGAAAAGAGCTCATGAACCTGCACAAAATAGAAAGACACGGGTTATTCTGTATAAACACGACAGATCATTTTAGTTAAGTTCAGCATCTCTTGCCTGTTCCTCTGTGGTGTAGAAGGAGAGATTTCCTACATACAAAGTGTGGCTTGCTTTCAGCAGCTTCTCTTGTATATGACATTTACCCTGGAAATACAATATAAGCACGTACACATTAACTAAGCGTTAATTGGAGATTATGATAACAATATCAAATCTAAAAACTCATTTAGTAATTCCTAGGCTTCAACTACAGTGTGTGGATTTATATTTCGATAATTCTGGACGCTAAATAGGTCTGAATTTATTAAGACTAAAATGGACAATTCCTTCGCTGGCGTTTTAGATATCATCAAACTGCTAGCATAACCCAAGAAGAAGCAAACTCGTAACGTAAACATGTCTTACCTTAAAATGTTGGTCTCTGTATGCTCCAATATCGGTGTAGGAATCACTATTTAGGGCATTCAATTTCACAGACATTGTAGCTGAATTATTAGACGAGGAGATAACACTTCTTTGGCGTCACGGAACCAATACGGCGTTTCCGCTTGTAGGGTCCGTACTTTAAACACGTCCGTGTGAAACAATCCTAGAGTGGTGGTTTGCGCTGCATTAGGTATTTTCGCCATAGATATTACATGTAAGGCTAGATGTCACTGCGCGCTTTGAGCAAGTAATCACGGGCGTCGTCACTCGTTGGCCATTTTGCCTCGGGGGCATTCAACGTACATACCAGTATACAGAATAGAGCGAGTACTTTGTAATAGAGAAAGATTGCTCAATTTTTACACGATTTCCAAAAGACTTGATTTAAATGTCTTACACGTCAGAGACGCAGTATTTTTTTACTGCAGACCTATGAATATTTATCATGTCTACTCAAAATTGTCTCAATGTTGAATAATTCATTTGTTATAAACCAAACAGTTTGTATATACGTCAAGAATTCGAATTTAGCGAATTTTAGTGGAATTGCTCCTTACGTCAGCTGCTGTAGAGCCCATATGGGAAGTTCCCCGAGGCAAAAAGGCCACCATTTATATACGACGCCGACCCAGCCATTACACATCTAGCCtgatttaaatatgctattacCGCCATAGCCTACCATATCTTTTGATTTGCTGTTTATATATGATTTGTGTAAGCATCTCCACAAACACCCCTTGGTGGGGTTTGGAGATTTAACATTGCCTAACTGAGAGTTTGGATCAGAGGATATTGTTCTTTTTGGTCTCCTGTAGGACTTTTGAGACTCATGGTAGGGCTATATAAAAATGACTTCACATGCTCTGTGCAATTTGTTGCAATCTTGACCAGAGCTTACATACATTTTGCCATCTGAAAAGGCTAGTAATCTGTTAAAGTGAAAAGACATTATAGAGACCCTACAAGAAATTATGAAAGAATGAGGCCAATTATTGTTTGAGGGTGAACCTCCAACCTGGAGAAAAATAGCTGAGTTCCTACAACAACATCCAGGATAGTGCTGTCCCAAATAAGCATTTGCATTAACTGATGGCATCTGCATGCACAGAGACTAAAATGACCTGGATGGATGAGAATATTCAGACATCTACAGTGGCTTTTAATTAGAACGCAAAGCTAAGACAAGTAGTACTCGATCATTAACCTCTCATGAAAATCATAAGTTGTCACAAACCACAAGTGTTCTATGCATCATCCCCCTGACATCCAGCCGATTCTCTTCTCCTTCCGGCCACCCAAACTTTCAATTCATACATCTAGTCAATCATTAAACACTTTTAGCGTATAAATTCAAGCGGAAATGcagttaatatatactgtaatcaGAATAGTGAGAGTGGGACTGTATCTATTAGATattcaaagatgtttttttaaaaacacattttataagggaaataaaaaaaagtcttgttttTTCAAAGGTCACTTTTTatccttttacaaaaaaaaagtcaacgatAGCTGACATTGTTTGTTGTCTATCACCGCAGttggtgaaattatctgcctggTCTATTATaagaaaaagaatgacataaatATGCCTATTCATAACAGAAAAAATATTATTGTAATTCATTGGAATGCTGCAGTGTTTCTTATCCATTACAGTAGGCCAGTTCTTATTTTAACAACATTGTTCCAGTAAAATAAAGAGCATAGAGTATGTAATGCGTTGATGTTGAAGTCCGATCTGAAATTTATCACGCTGTTTTGTTCAGTGATGTCAGATGTGCCTTCCAAGAAAAGATGCATCTCCTGCAAATCGAAAGAAACAACATTACTAATTGAACAtcgaaagaaaaaacattacttATTGAACAATCCACTTGGTATTATTAATTAGTATGTCAAGGCTATATCAGTCAATCGCAGAGCACCTtgagataaaaagacttgtgtaTACAtgggatgtcccgattgcatatttCTGCacacgagtcacctgattttgagaatctggcgATACGAAGTCTCGAtcccataagaaaaaaaaaaaaggggggggggggggggggatttgttttgttttaggcctgaacgatattgggaaaaaataacattgcaatatacagtatattaccaAGGCTCCActtttactttttgcattggttgcacttgTGTGCCTAATTTTTTTCtgaaggtgcaccagcacatttttcattgtaaaAGCTTTAATGCCATACTTTTGATCAATCACCATAACCTTTTGTATTGTTCATACAGTATTTAACATAACAGAGGGGGAAGCACTGTTCACGTCATTTcacttcactttttttttcctaatgtgTGTAAAACAAAATTCTAAAGTGTAAAGCTTGTGTGCTTGGCATCCGTtctgcttttgttttattttataaagAACTTTGTGCGGCATTTTCAATGAATGAAATGTTATTTCTTATTAAAGTTTTGATTTATTGAAACATGCTAACATCCCTCAAGCACGTTTTAAACTGCTGTTACTAGaaatgtgcgaaatttccgatttttagattattcgcgattcggctgtggaagattcgagaacgattcacacacatcctaattccgattattgaaatatgtccagTAAAGCGAAACTAAAACGCAGTCAACGCGGTCTTCGGGAAGCAATGAGGAATGGtcagagagtaaacatcatgcttgtaattacccgggtaatgacaatgctcaactcacggctctggctcaactcatgccgctagataaaaaaaacaataatacctgagtgCTGCCggcagctgctacaaactacgtctacataatgctatggtagatatcacttgTATAAAGaaatagatgtgaaatgacaggctcggcggcgttagcagcacatgtattgaAAACTACGGTAGATGCGAAattacagacttgccggcgttaataaacagccgccatcttaaagcagtagacttccctggaaggttgttgtagcgaaccttgcaAGTgaaccaaattttttttttttttaaatactcctaaatcggcaaaatcttgagttGAATCTAatgtatctttaaaatagttttaaaactttcacatgtcaaaagtagacagaagggaaattatggaataacaggagcaattttaacaactttaacggttgatttacaacattaaattaatagaATGTAGATTaatgctgctgatacagaatggggacttgagtattttatttactgttttgaactgttgatactgaaatagtcgtttattcaaacccgagaggctttttgtacaattctTGTCACTAATGTATGAaagattaaaagcagctaattagggctgtcccaaacgactaatttcctcctgattagtcagccgactatttttatgattagtcgactaatctaataatttttttttttttttttactaatttaataatgaaatttttgttaaagcttattaattcacaaaaaaaaaaattggaacacctaaattctttattaacgtatgaataaataacataaatatcaataataaatcacaaacaatgaggtcaaatgctgctggcattaactggtgcaaaaaaatgtaaacggaaacactgtgacttcacctttttaacaggagtcaaaacaattcttactgtttttgcggtatgtcattgtctatattgttctaaatgttaaaat
This window contains:
- the ncbp2 gene encoding nuclear cap-binding protein subunit 2 isoform X2, with protein sequence MSVKLNALNSDSYTDIGAYRDQHFKGKCHIQEKLLKASHTLYVGNLSFYTTEEQVHELFSKSGDVKRIIMGLDKVKKTACGFCFVEYYTRGDAEHAMRFINGTRLDDRMIRTDWDTGFKEGRQYGRGKSGGQVRDEYRQDYDPARGGYGKLAQQHRGPQ
- the ncbp2 gene encoding nuclear cap-binding protein subunit 2 isoform X1, coding for MSVKLNALNSDSYTDIGAYRDQHFKGKCHIQEKLLKASHTLYVGNLSFYTTEEQVHELFSKSGDVKRIIMGLDKVKKTACGFCFVEYYTRGDAEHAMRFINGTRLDDRMIRTDWDTGFKEGRQYGRGKSGGQGLCPSFLITGQTGGVAAAVISYNQPALKAQRTHHNVARSTCLSSQT